A genomic window from Camelina sativa cultivar DH55 chromosome 2, Cs, whole genome shotgun sequence includes:
- the LOC104756983 gene encoding gibberellin 20 oxidase 3-like: protein MKSISNLPHIGFDAKVINQQPNNIPIEFIWPDKEQPSTDVKELQVPIIDISSFLSGQDNQILASRASRLVSEAAKMHGFFIVTNHGVHEGILSRAYKCMDMFFNLPASEKQKVKREWGEISGYSDSFVGRFYSQLPWKETLSFRFSAEEKLKNGTETVKDYISRSMGDLNEEFGTAFQEYAEVMNTLSLKIMEFLGISLGIDRRYFREFYEDNDSILRLNYYPPYKQPNLTLGTGPHNDPTSLTILDQDQVGGLQVFVENQWRSIAPKPRSFVVNIGDTFMALTNGIYKSCLHRAVVNSERERKSIAFFLCPQKDKVVEPPKKLLEEFGQRVYPNFTWSMFLEFTQKQYRSDKNTLQEFSERLKNKQVVSNSVI, encoded by the exons ATGAAATCCATCTCAAATCTTCCTCATATAGGTTTCGATGCAAAGGTCATAAATCAGCAACCAAACAACATACCAATAGAATTCATATGGCCCGACAAAGAGCAACCCTCCACCGACGTCAAAGAGCTCCAAGTCCCTATCATCGACATCTCTAGTTTCCTCTCCGGCCAAGACAACCAGATCTTGGCGTCTCGAGCTTCTAGGCTCGTGTCCGAAGCTGCAAAGATGCACGGGTTCTTCATCGTCACAAACCATGGAGTTCACGAGGGGATTTTGTCACGTGCCTACAAGTGTATGGACATGTTTTTCAACTTGCCGGCTTCCGAGAAGCAGAAGGTGAAGAGGGAGTGGGGTGAGATCTCCGGTTATTCCGATAGCTTTGTCGGAAGATTCTACTCACAGCTTCCTTGGAAAGAAACGCTTTCGTTTAGGTTCTCCGCCGAGGAGAAGCTCAAGAATGGCACCGAAACTGTTAAAGATTACATCTCTAGGTCAATGGGTGACTTAAACGAAGAGTTTGG AACTGCATTTCAAGAATACGCAGAGGTGATGAACACTCTCTCGTTAAAGATCATGGAGTTTCTTGGAATAAGTCTAGGGATCGACAGACGCTATTTCAGAGAGTTTTACGAAGATAACGACTCAATACTCAGGCTGAATTATTATCCGCCGTACAAGCAGCCAAATCTAACATTAGGGACAGGTCCTCACAACGACCCAACCTCTCTAACCATACTTGATCAGGACCAAGTTGGTGGTCTTCAGGTTTTCGTGGAGAATCAATGGAGATCCATCGCTCCAAAGCCCAGATCATTCGTCGTTAACATCGGCGACACCTTCATG GCGTTGACGAATGGAATATACAAAAGTTGTTTGCACCGGGCTGTGGTGAACAGCGAGAGGGAAAGGAAGTCGATAGCATTTTTCTTATGTCCACAAAAGGACAAAGTGGTGGAGCCACCAAAGAAGCTACTAGAAGAGTTCGGTCAAAGAGTGTACCCTAACTTTACATGGTCCATGTTTCTTGAGTTCACGCAGAAGCAGTACAGATCTGACAAGAACACTCTTCAAGAGTTCTCAGAACGGCTTAAGAACAAACAGGTTGTCAGCAACAGTGTcatctaa
- the LOC104739634 gene encoding probable carboxylesterase 120 produces MSEQTPISDPYAYLNMVKNPDGSITRLPSNFPCTAATPDPSPQNPAVSKDLPLNHSKSTWLRLYVPTSAVTNDIVSSQKLPVVVYYHGGGFVMCSVDFQRFHEFCSEMARDLNAIVVSPSYRLAPEHRLPAAYEDGTEALEWIKNSDDEWIKSHADLSNVFLMGTSAGGNLAYNVGLRSADDSVSDLSPLQIRGLILHHPFFGGKERCGSEIRLANDQVCPPVVTDVMWDLSLPVGVDRDHEYSNPTVGDGSENLEKFGRLGWKVMVIGGELDPMVDWQRDVAKLMKKKRVEVVELFNGDDGHGAEIMDPSKRKALFLSIGSFVSSSSSAP; encoded by the coding sequence atgtcggAACAAACACCAATCTCTGATCCTTACGCTTATCTTAACATGGTAAAGAATCCAGATGGTTCAATCACTCGTCTCCCCAGCAACTTCCCATGCACCGCAGCCACACCTGATCCCTCCCCTCAAAACCCCGCCGTTTCAAAAGATCTTCCCTTAAACCACTCAAAGTCAACGTGGCTCCGTCTCTACGTCCCCACCTCCGCCGTAACCAACGACATCGTTTCGTCTCAGAAACTCCCCGTCGTTGTTTATTACCACGGCGGAGGATTCGTCATGTGCAGCGTAGACTTTCAACGCTTCCACGAATTCTGCTCCGAGATGGCGCGTGATCTCAACGCCATCGTCGTTTCTCCTTCTTACCGTTTAGCTCCGGAGCATAGATTACCGGCGGCGTACGAAGACGGTACGGAGGCGCTGGAGTGGATCAAAAACTCCGACGACGAGTGGATCAAATCACACGCCGATCTCTCAAACGTGTTCCTCATGGGAACTAGCGCCGGTGGGAACTTGGCCTACAACGTCGGGCTAAGATCCGCCGACGATTCCGTCTCCGATCTGAGTCCGTTACAGATCCGTGGACTGATCCTGCACCACCCGTTCTTCGGCGGGAAAGAGCGGTGCGGATCTGAGATCAGGCTCGCGAACGACCAGGTTTGCCCTCCCGTAGTCACCGACGTAATGTGGGATCTGTCTCTTCCCGTCGGCGTTGATAGGGATCATGAGTATTCGAATCCGACGGTGGGAGATGGATCTGAGAATCTGGAGAAATTTGGACGGTTGGGATGGAAAGTGATGGTGATTGGAGGAGAACTAGATCCGATGGTAGATTGGCAGAGAGATGTGGcgaagctgatgaagaagaagagagttgaaGTGGTGGAGCTATTTAACGGCGACGATGGTCACGGTGCTGAGATCATGGATCCTTCTAAGCGTAAAGCTCTGTTTCTTTCCATCGGAAGTTTcgtttcttcctcctcctctgctCCGTAa
- the LOC104739641 gene encoding DEAD-box ATP-dependent RNA helicase 7-like isoform X1 — protein MPSLILSDKKEEKKMKKKIALETPELDSKKGKKEAKLKFSSSDEEDSEKKKSKRKDKKRKAAESEEEEEEGKSDSSSEKKKKKKSSKKVKLGIEDVEVDNPNAVSKFRISAPLREMLKKNGIEALFPIQATTFDMVLDGADLVGRARTGQGKTLAFVLPILESLINGPAKSKKKNGYGRPPSVLVLLPTRELAKQVNADFETYGLALGLTSCCVYGGEGYSFQQNSLRKGVDIVVGTPGRVKDFINTEKIDLSYLQFRVLDEADEMLRMGFVEDVEFILGKVEDATKVQTLLFSATLPQWVQSISRKFLKKDLKTIDLVGNDKMKASNSVRHIAIPCNKAAMPRLIPDIISCYSSGGQTIIFAEKKEEANELSGLLAGSRTLHGDIQQSQREVTLAGFRKGKFSTLVATNVAARGLDINDVQLIIQCEPPRDVESYIHRSGRTGRAGNTGVAVTLYESRKSSISRIEKEAGIKFEYLSAPQPDDIARAGGMDAAEKIKQVCDSVVPAFLEAAKNLLESSGLSAEVLLAKALAKTAGFTEIKKRSLLTSMENHVTLHLEAGREIYSPSYVYGMLRRVLPEDKVERIEGLSLTADKSGAVFDVVQSDLDLFLAAGQKNAGSMSLEVVKEMPKLQEREPLPQRRFGRGGSRFGSGGGRGGGNRFGGGGGRGGRGGGRGGGRW, from the exons atgcCTTCACTAATCTTATCCGacaagaaagaggagaagaagatgaagaagaagatagcaTTGGAAACCCCAGAGCTTGACTCTAAGAAGGGGAAGAAGGAGGCGAAGCTGAAGTTTTCATcttctgatgaagaagattcggagaagaagaagagtaagaggaAGGACAAGAAACGTAAGGCTGCGGAgtcggaggaggaagaagaagaagggaagagCGATTCTAGctctgagaagaagaagaagaagaagagcagcaAAAAGGTTAAGTTGGGTATTGAAGATGTTGAGGTTGATAACCCTAACGCTGTTTCCAAGTTTAGGATCTCTGCTCCGTTGAGGGAGATGCTTAAGAAGAATGGTATTGAAGCTCTTTTCCCTATTCAAGCTACAACCTTTGATATGGTTCTCGATGGTGCTGATTTAGTTGGACGTGCTCGTACTGGTCAG GGTAAAACACTGGCCTTTGTGTTGCCTATATTGGAATCATTGATCAATGGACCTGcgaaaagtaaaaagaagaatgggTATGGGAGGCCACCAAGTGTTTTG GTCCTTTTACCAACCAGAGAATTGGCCAAGCAG GTGAATGCTGACTTTGAAACATACGGATTAGCACTTGGGTTAACTTCTTGCTGTGTCTATGGAGGTGAAGGTTATTCTTTCCAGCAGAATAGTTTAAGGAAAGGTGTTGACATTGTGGTTGGAACCCCTGGTCGTGTTAAG GACTTTATTAATACCGAAAAAATTGATCTGAGCTATCTACAATTCCGTGTGCTTGATGAAGCTGATGAAATGTTGAGGATGGGGTTTGTTGAGGATGTTGAATTTATATTAG GGAAAGTGGAAGATGCTACTAAAGTCCAGACTCTTCTCTTCAGTGCTACTCTCCCACAATGGGTTCAAAGT ATCTCTCGCAAGTTTCTTAAAAAAGACCTGAAGACTATTGATCTTGTTGGTAATGATAAAATGAAGGCCAGTAATAGTGTACGACACATTGCTATTCCCTGTAATAAGGCAGCCATGCCTCGGTTGATTCCTGATATTATCAGTTGCTATAGCAG TGGAGGCCAAACCATTATTTTTGCTGAGAAAAAAGAGGAAGCGAACGAGCTTTCTGGTTTGTTGGCTGGGTCAAGAACTTTGCATGGAGACATACAGCAATCACAACGCGAg GTTACTCTTGCTGGATTTAGGAAGGGCAAGTTTTCGACATTGGTGGCTACTAACGTTGCTGCTCGTGGTCTAGATATCAATGATGTGCAGTTAATTATACAG TGTGAGCCTCCACGTGATGTTGAATCATATATTCATCGTTCAGGCCGAACAGGAAGAGCAG GCAACACTGGAGTTGCAGTTACACTTTACGAATCTAGAAAGTCAAGTATATCCAGGATCGAAAAAGAAGCAGGTATAAAATTTGAGTACTTGTCTGCACCTCAGCCTGATGATATTGCCCGAGCTGGTGGTATGGATGCTGCTGAGAAAATTAAACAAGTTTGCGACAG TGTGGTTCCTGCATTCTTGGAAGCTGCGAAGAATTTATTAGAAAGTTCTGGTTTATCAGCTGAAGTACTCCTCGCAAAAGCTCTTGCAAAAACAGCG GGCTTCACTGAGATTAAGAAAAGGTCACTTCTTACATCAATGGAGAACCATGTAACACTACATCTTGAAGCAGGAAGGGAAATATACTCGCCGTC ATATGTTTATGGAATGCTAAGAAGAGTTTTACCAGAAGACAAGGTGGAGCGGATTGAAGGGTTGAGTCTAACAGCAGATAAAAGCGGAGCAGTGTTTGACGTTGTGCAATCGGATCTAGACTTATTCCTTGCAGCTGGACAAAAGAATGCTGGAAGTATGAGCTTGGAAGTGGTTAAGGAGATGCCTAAACTTCAGGAGAGAGAACCATTGCCACAAAGAAGATTTGGTCGCGGTGGAAGCCGGTTCGGCAGTGGTGGGGGAAGAGGTGGTGGAAACCGGTTCGGCGGTGGTGGcggcagaggaggaagaggtggCGGTAGAGGAGGAGGTAGGTGGTAG
- the LOC104739641 gene encoding DEAD-box ATP-dependent RNA helicase 7-like isoform X2, whose product MPSLILSDKKEEKKMKKKIALETPELDSKKGKKEAKLKFSSSDEEDSEKKKSKRKDKKRKAAESEEEEEEGKSDSSSEKKKKKKSSKKVKLGIEDVEVDNPNAVSKFRISAPLREMLKKNGIEALFPIQATTFDMVLDGADLVGRARTGQGKTLAFVLPILESLINGPAKSKKKNGYGRPPSVLVLLPTRELAKQVNADFETYGLALGLTSCCVYGGEGYSFQQNSLRKGVDIVVGTPGRVKDFINTEKIDLSYLQFRVLDEADEMLRMGFVEDVEFILGKVEDATKVQTLLFSATLPQWVQSISRKFLKKDLKTIDLVGNDKMKASNSVRHIAIPCNKAAMPRLIPDIISCYSSGGQTIIFAEKKEEANELSGLLAGSRTLHGDIQQSQREVTLAGFRKGKFSTLVATNVAARGLDINDVQLIIQCEPPRDVESYIHRSGRTGRAGNTGVAVTLYESRKSSISRIEKEAGIKFEYLSAPQPDDIARAGGMDAAEKIKQVCDSVVPAFLEAAKNLLESSGLSAEVLLAKALAKTAGFTEIKKRSLLTSMENHVTLHLEAGREIYSPSYVYGMLRRVLPEDKVERIEGLSLTADKSGAVFDVVQSDLDLFLAAGQKNAGSMSLEVVKEMPKLQEREPLPQRRFGRGGSRFGSGGGRGGGNRFGGGGGRGGRGGGRGGGRW is encoded by the exons atgcCTTCACTAATCTTATCCGacaagaaagaggagaagaagatgaagaagaagatagcaTTGGAAACCCCAGAGCTTGACTCTAAGAAGGGGAAGAAGGAGGCGAAGCTGAAGTTTTCATcttctgatgaagaagattcggagaagaagaagagtaagaggaAGGACAAGAAACGTAAGGCTGCGGAgtcggaggaggaagaagaagaagggaagagCGATTCTAGctctgagaagaagaagaagaagaagagcagcaAAAAGGTTAAGTTGGGTATTGAAGATGTTGAGGTTGATAACCCTAACGCTGTTTCCAAGTTTAGGATCTCTGCTCCGTTGAGGGAGATGCTTAAGAAGAATGGTATTGAAGCTCTTTTCCCTATTCAAGCTACAACCTTTGATATGGTTCTCGATGGTGCTGATTTAGTTGGACGTGCTCGTACTGGTCAG GGTAAAACACTGGCCTTTGTGTTGCCTATATTGGAATCATTGATCAATGGACCTGcgaaaagtaaaaagaagaatgggTATGGGAGGCCACCAAGTGTTTTGGTCCTTTTACCAACCAGAGAATTGGCCAAGCAG GTGAATGCTGACTTTGAAACATACGGATTAGCACTTGGGTTAACTTCTTGCTGTGTCTATGGAGGTGAAGGTTATTCTTTCCAGCAGAATAGTTTAAGGAAAGGTGTTGACATTGTGGTTGGAACCCCTGGTCGTGTTAAG GACTTTATTAATACCGAAAAAATTGATCTGAGCTATCTACAATTCCGTGTGCTTGATGAAGCTGATGAAATGTTGAGGATGGGGTTTGTTGAGGATGTTGAATTTATATTAG GGAAAGTGGAAGATGCTACTAAAGTCCAGACTCTTCTCTTCAGTGCTACTCTCCCACAATGGGTTCAAAGT ATCTCTCGCAAGTTTCTTAAAAAAGACCTGAAGACTATTGATCTTGTTGGTAATGATAAAATGAAGGCCAGTAATAGTGTACGACACATTGCTATTCCCTGTAATAAGGCAGCCATGCCTCGGTTGATTCCTGATATTATCAGTTGCTATAGCAG TGGAGGCCAAACCATTATTTTTGCTGAGAAAAAAGAGGAAGCGAACGAGCTTTCTGGTTTGTTGGCTGGGTCAAGAACTTTGCATGGAGACATACAGCAATCACAACGCGAg GTTACTCTTGCTGGATTTAGGAAGGGCAAGTTTTCGACATTGGTGGCTACTAACGTTGCTGCTCGTGGTCTAGATATCAATGATGTGCAGTTAATTATACAG TGTGAGCCTCCACGTGATGTTGAATCATATATTCATCGTTCAGGCCGAACAGGAAGAGCAG GCAACACTGGAGTTGCAGTTACACTTTACGAATCTAGAAAGTCAAGTATATCCAGGATCGAAAAAGAAGCAGGTATAAAATTTGAGTACTTGTCTGCACCTCAGCCTGATGATATTGCCCGAGCTGGTGGTATGGATGCTGCTGAGAAAATTAAACAAGTTTGCGACAG TGTGGTTCCTGCATTCTTGGAAGCTGCGAAGAATTTATTAGAAAGTTCTGGTTTATCAGCTGAAGTACTCCTCGCAAAAGCTCTTGCAAAAACAGCG GGCTTCACTGAGATTAAGAAAAGGTCACTTCTTACATCAATGGAGAACCATGTAACACTACATCTTGAAGCAGGAAGGGAAATATACTCGCCGTC ATATGTTTATGGAATGCTAAGAAGAGTTTTACCAGAAGACAAGGTGGAGCGGATTGAAGGGTTGAGTCTAACAGCAGATAAAAGCGGAGCAGTGTTTGACGTTGTGCAATCGGATCTAGACTTATTCCTTGCAGCTGGACAAAAGAATGCTGGAAGTATGAGCTTGGAAGTGGTTAAGGAGATGCCTAAACTTCAGGAGAGAGAACCATTGCCACAAAGAAGATTTGGTCGCGGTGGAAGCCGGTTCGGCAGTGGTGGGGGAAGAGGTGGTGGAAACCGGTTCGGCGGTGGTGGcggcagaggaggaagaggtggCGGTAGAGGAGGAGGTAGGTGGTAG